In the Euzebya sp. genome, one interval contains:
- a CDS encoding multifunctional oxoglutarate decarboxylase/oxoglutarate dehydrogenase thiamine pyrophosphate-binding subunit/dihydrolipoyllysine-residue succinyltransferase subunit, which yields MAESPTTFGANAWIVEELYRDFLTDPSSVPESWHDFFSDYVPPHGRTPTATSPHPASRANGASGNGSGGATAVAEAPSEAPEPAPEVEIPDGAVKLRGVAAAIAENMETSLTVPTATSLREVPAKLLEVNRRILNNQLGRTRGGKVSFTHLIGWAMVKAIVANPAMKTSYHVDADGTPYAHRPEHLNLGLAVDVERKGGRVLLVPNIKDVDAMSFAEYWRAYEEMIRRVHGGNLSPDMFEGTTATLTNPGGLGTVGSVPRLMKGQSAIIGVGAIDYPSQFKGSDPRTLADLGIGKVITMTSTYDHRVIQGAESGMFLGSMEANLLGEDGFYDEIFDSLKIPYEPVRWRTDNSSRVIRDDSARAAKQIAVQKLTNMYRVRGHLIANLNPLQHTFRKVHPELDPATYGLTIWDLDREFHIDGIAGRDRMALGGLLGVLRDAYCRTVGIEYMHISDPEQKTWFQERLEGKSIELSSEDQKRILTMLNEAEAFERFLGTKYLGQKRFSLEGSESLIPMLDALLTTAVEQELSEAVIGMAHRGRLNVLANILGKSYDKIFSEFEGDISPDTVQGSGDVKYHLGARGVHHHPDGGRELPITLAANPSHLEAVDPVVEGMARAKQDQLGEEGFGAVLPILIHGDAAFAGQGVVAETLGMSQLKGYATGGTIHLIVNNQLGFTTAPHHSRSSEYATDIAKMVSAPIIHVNGDDPEACVRVVRLAMEYRQRFGRDVVVDMICYRRHGHNEGDEPAFTQPIMYEAIEQRRSVRKVYTEELVNRGDLTLEEAESALEEFRETLESALTETRESKPTENELPPPPTVKGVLDHVDTGVSLDRLQHITKALTSWPEDFQPHPKLAKMLAKRADLLGQDAVDWPMAEMLALGTLLQEGVPVRFAGQDSRRGTFSQRHSVLVDHTDASEHLPLRHLEPLDGTELGAFMIYDSPLHEFGALGFEYGYAVARPEALTVWEAQVGDFSNGAQVIIDQFITAAEDKWGERSRLVILLPHGYEGQGPEHSSARIERWLTLCAQDNIQVAQPTTAAQHFHLLRRQMHRDVVKPLVVFSPKSMLRAKHVQSAAADFTDGSFAEVLVDAGGPSDDEVRRVVVCSGKVRHDLIAARDEREAPAKVISLEQLYPFPQRQLEEALGRFEQLEDVMWVQDEPENMGPWPFVGSRLYNACEAVGEDVVLKRATRFESASPATGSHTVHDLEQDKLMDDALAGL from the coding sequence ATGGCCGAGTCACCAACCACCTTCGGCGCCAACGCCTGGATCGTCGAGGAGCTCTACCGGGACTTCCTCACCGACCCGTCGAGCGTGCCCGAGTCGTGGCACGACTTCTTCTCCGACTACGTGCCGCCGCACGGCCGGACGCCGACCGCCACCTCCCCGCACCCGGCCAGCCGCGCCAACGGCGCGTCCGGCAACGGGTCCGGTGGCGCGACCGCGGTCGCCGAGGCGCCCTCCGAGGCCCCTGAGCCGGCCCCGGAGGTGGAGATCCCGGACGGGGCGGTGAAGCTCCGCGGCGTCGCGGCCGCGATCGCCGAGAACATGGAGACGTCGCTGACCGTGCCGACGGCGACGTCGCTGCGGGAGGTGCCGGCCAAGCTCCTCGAAGTCAACCGCCGGATCCTCAACAACCAGCTCGGGCGGACGCGGGGCGGCAAGGTCAGCTTCACCCACCTCATCGGCTGGGCGATGGTCAAGGCCATCGTCGCCAACCCGGCGATGAAGACCAGCTACCACGTCGACGCGGACGGCACGCCGTACGCCCACCGACCCGAGCACCTCAACCTGGGCCTGGCCGTCGACGTCGAGCGGAAGGGCGGGCGCGTCCTGCTCGTGCCCAACATCAAGGACGTCGACGCGATGAGCTTCGCCGAGTACTGGCGGGCGTACGAGGAGATGATCCGGCGCGTCCACGGCGGCAACCTCTCCCCCGACATGTTCGAGGGCACGACCGCGACCCTCACCAACCCCGGGGGCCTCGGGACCGTCGGCAGCGTCCCGCGGCTCATGAAGGGCCAGTCGGCCATCATCGGCGTCGGCGCGATCGACTACCCGTCGCAGTTCAAGGGCTCGGACCCGCGGACCCTGGCCGACCTCGGGATCGGCAAGGTCATCACGATGACCTCGACCTACGACCACCGCGTGATCCAGGGCGCGGAGTCGGGGATGTTCCTCGGGTCGATGGAGGCGAACCTCCTCGGCGAGGACGGCTTCTACGACGAGATCTTCGACTCCCTGAAGATCCCCTACGAGCCGGTGCGGTGGCGCACCGACAACTCCTCCCGCGTCATCCGCGACGACTCCGCGCGGGCGGCCAAGCAGATCGCGGTGCAGAAGCTGACGAACATGTACCGCGTCCGCGGGCACCTGATCGCGAACCTGAACCCGCTGCAGCACACCTTCCGCAAGGTGCACCCCGAGCTCGACCCCGCGACGTACGGGCTGACGATCTGGGACCTCGACCGCGAGTTCCACATCGACGGCATCGCGGGCCGCGACCGGATGGCGCTCGGCGGGCTCCTCGGGGTCCTCCGCGACGCCTACTGCCGGACGGTGGGCATCGAGTACATGCACATCTCCGACCCCGAGCAGAAGACCTGGTTCCAGGAGCGGCTCGAGGGCAAGTCGATCGAGCTGTCGTCGGAGGACCAGAAGCGCATCCTGACGATGCTCAACGAGGCCGAGGCGTTCGAGCGGTTCCTCGGCACCAAGTACCTGGGGCAGAAGCGCTTCAGCCTGGAGGGCTCGGAGTCGCTGATCCCGATGCTCGACGCGCTGCTGACCACCGCCGTCGAGCAGGAGCTGTCCGAGGCCGTCATCGGCATGGCCCACCGCGGCCGCCTGAACGTCCTCGCCAACATCCTCGGCAAGTCCTACGACAAGATCTTCAGCGAGTTCGAGGGCGACATCAGCCCCGACACCGTGCAGGGCTCCGGTGACGTCAAGTACCACCTGGGCGCCCGCGGCGTGCACCACCACCCAGACGGCGGGCGGGAGCTGCCGATCACCCTGGCCGCCAACCCCAGCCACCTCGAGGCGGTCGACCCCGTCGTCGAGGGCATGGCCCGCGCGAAGCAGGACCAGCTGGGCGAGGAGGGGTTCGGCGCGGTCCTGCCGATCCTCATCCACGGCGACGCGGCGTTCGCCGGGCAGGGCGTGGTGGCGGAGACCCTCGGCATGTCCCAGCTGAAGGGCTACGCGACCGGTGGGACGATCCACCTGATCGTCAACAACCAGCTGGGCTTCACCACGGCGCCGCACCACTCCCGGTCGAGCGAGTACGCCACCGACATCGCGAAGATGGTGTCCGCGCCGATCATCCACGTGAACGGCGACGACCCCGAGGCCTGCGTCCGGGTGGTCCGCCTGGCGATGGAGTACCGCCAGCGCTTCGGCCGCGACGTGGTCGTCGACATGATCTGCTACCGCCGGCACGGCCACAACGAGGGCGACGAGCCCGCGTTCACCCAGCCGATCATGTACGAGGCGATCGAGCAGCGCCGGTCGGTGCGGAAGGTCTACACCGAGGAGCTCGTCAACCGCGGCGACCTGACCCTCGAGGAGGCCGAGTCCGCCCTCGAGGAGTTCCGCGAGACGCTCGAGAGCGCGCTGACCGAGACGCGGGAGTCCAAGCCGACCGAGAACGAGCTGCCCCCGCCTCCGACGGTGAAGGGCGTCCTCGACCACGTCGACACCGGCGTGTCCCTCGACCGGCTGCAGCACATCACCAAGGCGCTGACCAGCTGGCCCGAGGACTTCCAGCCCCACCCGAAGCTGGCCAAGATGCTGGCCAAGCGCGCCGACCTGCTCGGACAGGACGCCGTCGACTGGCCGATGGCCGAGATGCTCGCCCTCGGCACCCTGCTCCAGGAGGGCGTGCCCGTCCGCTTCGCCGGCCAGGACTCCCGTCGCGGGACGTTCAGCCAGCGCCACTCGGTGCTGGTCGACCACACCGACGCGTCGGAGCACCTGCCGCTGCGCCACCTCGAGCCGCTCGACGGCACCGAGCTGGGCGCGTTCATGATCTACGACAGCCCCCTGCACGAGTTCGGCGCCCTCGGCTTCGAGTACGGCTACGCCGTCGCCCGCCCCGAGGCGCTGACGGTGTGGGAGGCGCAGGTCGGCGACTTCTCGAACGGCGCGCAGGTCATCATCGACCAGTTCATCACCGCGGCCGAGGACAAGTGGGGTGAGCGGTCCCGCCTGGTCATCCTCCTCCCCCACGGCTACGAGGGGCAGGGACCGGAGCACTCCTCGGCCCGCATCGAGCGGTGGCTGACCCTGTGCGCCCAGGACAACATCCAGGTCGCCCAGCCCACCACCGCAGCCCAGCACTTCCACCTGCTGCGCCGCCAGATGCACCGCGACGTGGTCAAGCCGCTGGTCGTCTTCAGCCCGAAGTCGATGCTGAGGGCCAAGCACGTGCAGTCCGCCGCCGCCGACTTCACCGACGGGTCGTTCGCCGAGGTCCTGGTCGACGCCGGCGGACCGTCCGACGACGAGGTCCGCCGCGTCGTGGTGTGCTCCGGGAAGGTCCGCCACGACCTGATCGCCGCGCGGGACGAGCGCGAGGCGCCGGCGAAGGTGATCTCCCTCGAGCAGCTGTACCCCTTCCCCCAGCGCCAGCTCGAGGAGGCGCTCGGGCGGTTCGAGCAGCTCGAGGACGTCATGTGGGTCCAGGACGAGCCGGAGAACATGGGGCCGTGGCCGTTCGTCGGCAGCCGCCTGTACAACGCCTGCGAGGCCGTCGGCGAGGACGTGGTCCTCAAGCGGGCCACGCGCTTCGAGAGCGCCAGCCCGGCGACCGGGTCCCACACCGTCCACGACCTCGAGCAGGACAAGCTGATGGACGACGCCCTGGCCGGGCTGTAG